In Musa acuminata AAA Group cultivar baxijiao chromosome BXJ2-10, Cavendish_Baxijiao_AAA, whole genome shotgun sequence, a genomic segment contains:
- the LOC135584154 gene encoding AT-rich interactive domain-containing protein 4-like isoform X1 translates to MYQTKQACRLIAVLCGKFAETRREVKRGHLSLFPELVSSGRLEVHTLVNPTMDSFRNAQKSLEPNILYFQGEQLENEEEIGTLFWGGIDVSEAETFSSLMAPPSPTIIYLEVPNGEKIAQALQAKGTPYVIYWKNAFSSYEASHFRQALLSVVQSSCSHAWDAFQLAHASFRLYCVRNNYVMPANRQKDNGELGPHLLGSAPQINILIPDRVQEDGEEILSDALPVTKIYDDDVDMRLLVCGVPCTVDACLAGSLEDGLNALLNIEIRGSKLHNRISAAPPPLQAGSLSRGVVTMRCDLTTCSSTHISVLVSGSAQTCFNDQLLESHIKSELIEKRQLVHVLPDCDKNKPSLFEPLPSVSIACGASSFEVRMKVPSWAAQVLKQLAPEVSYHSLVTLGIASIQGVPVASFEKEDADRLRFFWNRQQQEYCFQYELSPPLPTLSSSLFRKRSKPFSETRPISRGHTMRANGSIFMIDHQDVKKEVGLCQGIHMPSMIGQKRLKVATMKPIPCFRRHKILPFSGVQEDMPDGSQAKTNLSTVPYAKHNTLRAPLTHRKSTSSSFHAQQIISINPLPLKKHGCNRCSIQACTEEEFLEDVMQFLILRGHSRLVPQGGISEFPDAILNAKRLDLFNLYREVVSRGGFYVGNGINWKGQVFSKMRNYTVSNRMTGVGNTLKRHYETYLLEYELAHDDVDGECCLLCHSSTPGDWVNCGLCGEWAHFGCDRRQGLATFKDYAKTDGLEYICPNCSLSNSKRKSQKVANGLCNAMTLPRHE, encoded by the exons ATGTATCAGACGAAGCAAGCTTGCAGGCTCATTGCAGTCCTATGTGGGAAATTTGCTGAGACACGAAGGGAGGTAAAACGTGGGCATTTGTCTTTGTTTCCAGAGCTTGTTTCCTCGGGGCGCCTTGAG GTTCACACGCTTGTTAATCCAACAATGGATAGTTTTCGCAATGCTCAGAAGTCATTAGAACCAAATATCTTGTACTTTCAAGGGGAGCAGCTGGAAAATGAGGAAGAAATTGGCACATTGTTTTGGGGGGGCATTGATGTGTCAGAGGCTGAGACATTCAGTTCTCTCATGGCTCCTCCATCTCCAACAATA ATTTATCTGGAAGTCCCTAATGGTGAAAAGATTGCGCAGGCATTACAAGCTAAG GGGACTCCATACGTGATATATTGGAAGAATGCATTCTCATCATATGAAGCTTCTCACTTCCGCCAAGCCCTTCTGTCTGTCGTACAGAG TTCATGTAGCCATGCATGGGATGCTTTCCAGCTTGCTCATGCATCTTTCCGCTTGTATTGTGTACGGAACAACTATGTTATGCCAGCTAACAGGCAAAAGGATAATGGTGAACTTGGTCCACATCTATTGGGAAGTGCACCTCAGATAAATATTCTTATTCCAGATAGAGTTCAAGAGGATGGAGAAGAAATCTTATCTGATGCTCTTCCTGTGACAaaaatttatgatgatgatgTGGATATGAGATTGCTTGTTTGCGGAGTGCCTTGTACAGTG GATGCATGCCTAGCAGGTTCTTTGGAAGATGGCCTAAATGCCCTTTTGAACATTGAA ATTCGTGGGAGTAAACTTCACAATCGAATCAG TGCCGCACCACCTCCTCTTCAAGCTGGATCACTCTCTCGTGGAGTAGTTACCATGCGCTGTGATCTCACAACTTGTAGTTCCACTCACATTTCAGTCTTAGTGTCTGGAAGTGCACAGACATGTTTTAATGACCAG CTATTAGAAAGTCACATAAAAAGCGAACTTATCGAGAAAAGACAGCTAGTTCATGTTCTTCCAGATTGTGACAAAAACAAACCATCTCTGTTTGAGCCTCTGCCTTCTGTCTCTATAGCTTGTGGTGCTTCTTCATTTGAGGTCCGGATGAAAGTACCATCTTGGGCTGCTCAG GTTTTAAAACAGCTGGCACCAGAAGTCTCCTACCATAGCTTGGTCACTCTTGGCATTGCCAGCATACAGGGTGTTCCAGTAGCTTCTTTTGAGAAAGAAGATGCTGATCGCCTTCGTTTCTTTTGGAATAGGCAACAGCAAGAGTATTGCTTTCAATATGAATTGTCTCCTCCTCTGCCCACTTTGTCTTCATCTCTTTTCAGGAAAAGGTCCAAGCCTTTTTCAGAAACTAGACCTATTTCCCGTGGCCATACCATGAGGGCAAATGGGTCAATCTTTATGATAGATCATCAGGATGTCAAAAAGGAAGTTGGCTTGTGCCAAGGGATTCATATGCCCTCCATGATTGGCCAGAAAAGATTGAAGGTTGCTACAATGAAGCCCATTCCATGCTTCCGGCGGCATAAGATATTGCCCTTCTCGGGAGTTCAGGAGGATATGCCTGATGGAAGCCAGGCAAAAACTAACCTGTCCACTGTGCCTTATGCAAAGCATAATACACTTCGTGCTCCTTTGACACACAGAAAATCTACATCAAGTTCTTTTCACGCACAACAGATCATATCTATCAATCCTCTGCCATTGAAAAAACATGGATGTAATAGATGTTCGATTCAAGCTTGCACTGAA GAGGAGTTTCTCGAGGATGTTATGCAGTTTCTAATCCTCAGGGGCCACAGTCGGCTTGTACCCCAAGGAGGAATATCCGAGTTTCCTGATGCCATACTCAATGCAAAACGCCTGGATTTGTTCAACTTGTATAGAGAG GTTGTTTCTAGAGGCGGTTTCTATGTTGGGAATGGCATAAACTGGAAAGGTCAGGTTTTCTCAAAGATGCGAAACTATACGGTTTCAAATAGAATGACT GGTGTTGGAAATACATTAAAGAGACATTATGAGACTTATCTTTTGGAATACGAGCTAGCACATGATGATGTGGATGGAGAGTGTTGCTTGTTATGTCATAG TAGCACACCTGGTGATTGGGTGAACTGTGGCTTATGCGGTGAATGGGCTCACTTTGGTTGTGATAGGCGGCAGGGACTGGCTACTTTCAAG GATTATGCAAAGACAGATGGCTTGGAATATATTTGCCCTAACTGTAGTCTCTCGAACTCTAAGAGGAAGTCCCAGAAGGTGGCGAATGGACTTTGTAACGCCATGACTCTTCCACGACATGAATAA
- the LOC135584154 gene encoding AT-rich interactive domain-containing protein 4-like isoform X3: MYQTKQACRLIAVLCGKFAETRREVKRGHLSLFPELVSSGRLEVHTLVNPTMDSFRNAQKSLEPNILYFQGEQLENEEEIGTLFWGGIDVSEAETFSSLMAPPSPTIIYLEVPNGEKIAQALQAKGTPYVIYWKNAFSSYEASHFRQALLSVVQSSCSHAWDAFQLAHASFRLYCVRNNYVMPANRQKDNGELGPHLLGSAPQINILIPDRVQEDGEEILSDALPVTKIYDDDVDMRLLVCGVPCTVDACLAGSLEDGLNALLNIEIRGSKLHNRISAAPPPLQAGSLSRGVVTMRCDLTTCSSTHISVLVSGSAQTCFNDQLLESHIKSELIEKRQLVHVLPDCDKNKPSLFEPLPSVSIACGASSFEVRMKVPSWAAQEEFLEDVMQFLILRGHSRLVPQGGISEFPDAILNAKRLDLFNLYREVVSRGGFYVGNGINWKGQVFSKMRNYTVSNRMTGVGNTLKRHYETYLLEYELAHDDVDGECCLLCHSSTPGDWVNCGLCGEWAHFGCDRRQGLATFKDYAKTDGLEYICPNCSLSNSKRKSQKVANGLCNAMTLPRHE, encoded by the exons ATGTATCAGACGAAGCAAGCTTGCAGGCTCATTGCAGTCCTATGTGGGAAATTTGCTGAGACACGAAGGGAGGTAAAACGTGGGCATTTGTCTTTGTTTCCAGAGCTTGTTTCCTCGGGGCGCCTTGAG GTTCACACGCTTGTTAATCCAACAATGGATAGTTTTCGCAATGCTCAGAAGTCATTAGAACCAAATATCTTGTACTTTCAAGGGGAGCAGCTGGAAAATGAGGAAGAAATTGGCACATTGTTTTGGGGGGGCATTGATGTGTCAGAGGCTGAGACATTCAGTTCTCTCATGGCTCCTCCATCTCCAACAATA ATTTATCTGGAAGTCCCTAATGGTGAAAAGATTGCGCAGGCATTACAAGCTAAG GGGACTCCATACGTGATATATTGGAAGAATGCATTCTCATCATATGAAGCTTCTCACTTCCGCCAAGCCCTTCTGTCTGTCGTACAGAG TTCATGTAGCCATGCATGGGATGCTTTCCAGCTTGCTCATGCATCTTTCCGCTTGTATTGTGTACGGAACAACTATGTTATGCCAGCTAACAGGCAAAAGGATAATGGTGAACTTGGTCCACATCTATTGGGAAGTGCACCTCAGATAAATATTCTTATTCCAGATAGAGTTCAAGAGGATGGAGAAGAAATCTTATCTGATGCTCTTCCTGTGACAaaaatttatgatgatgatgTGGATATGAGATTGCTTGTTTGCGGAGTGCCTTGTACAGTG GATGCATGCCTAGCAGGTTCTTTGGAAGATGGCCTAAATGCCCTTTTGAACATTGAA ATTCGTGGGAGTAAACTTCACAATCGAATCAG TGCCGCACCACCTCCTCTTCAAGCTGGATCACTCTCTCGTGGAGTAGTTACCATGCGCTGTGATCTCACAACTTGTAGTTCCACTCACATTTCAGTCTTAGTGTCTGGAAGTGCACAGACATGTTTTAATGACCAG CTATTAGAAAGTCACATAAAAAGCGAACTTATCGAGAAAAGACAGCTAGTTCATGTTCTTCCAGATTGTGACAAAAACAAACCATCTCTGTTTGAGCCTCTGCCTTCTGTCTCTATAGCTTGTGGTGCTTCTTCATTTGAGGTCCGGATGAAAGTACCATCTTGGGCTGCTCAG GAGGAGTTTCTCGAGGATGTTATGCAGTTTCTAATCCTCAGGGGCCACAGTCGGCTTGTACCCCAAGGAGGAATATCCGAGTTTCCTGATGCCATACTCAATGCAAAACGCCTGGATTTGTTCAACTTGTATAGAGAG GTTGTTTCTAGAGGCGGTTTCTATGTTGGGAATGGCATAAACTGGAAAGGTCAGGTTTTCTCAAAGATGCGAAACTATACGGTTTCAAATAGAATGACT GGTGTTGGAAATACATTAAAGAGACATTATGAGACTTATCTTTTGGAATACGAGCTAGCACATGATGATGTGGATGGAGAGTGTTGCTTGTTATGTCATAG TAGCACACCTGGTGATTGGGTGAACTGTGGCTTATGCGGTGAATGGGCTCACTTTGGTTGTGATAGGCGGCAGGGACTGGCTACTTTCAAG GATTATGCAAAGACAGATGGCTTGGAATATATTTGCCCTAACTGTAGTCTCTCGAACTCTAAGAGGAAGTCCCAGAAGGTGGCGAATGGACTTTGTAACGCCATGACTCTTCCACGACATGAATAA
- the LOC135584154 gene encoding AT-rich interactive domain-containing protein 4-like isoform X2: MYQTKQACRLIAVLCGKFAETRREVKRGHLSLFPELVSSGRLEVHTLVNPTMDSFRNAQKSLEPNILYFQGEQLENEEEIGTLFWGGIDVSEAETFSSLMAPPSPTIIYLEVPNGEKIAQALQAKGTPYVIYWKNAFSSYEASHFRQALLSVVQSSCSHAWDAFQLAHASFRLYCVRNNYVMPANRQKDNGELGPHLLGSAPQINILIPDRVQEDGEEILSDALPVTKIYDDDVDMRLLVCGVPCTVDACLAGSLEDGLNALLNIEIRGSKLHNRISAAPPPLQAGSLSRGVVTMRCDLTTCSSTHISVLVSGSAQTCFNDQLLESHIKSELIEKRQLVHVLPDCDKNKPSLFEPLPSVSIACGASSFEVRMKVPSWAAQVLKQLAPEVSYHSLVTLGIASIQGVPVASFEKEDADRLRFFWNRQQQEYCFQYELSPPLPTLSSSLFRKRSKPFSETRPISRGHTMRANGSIFMIDHQDVKKEVGLCQGIHMPSMIGQKRLKVATMKPIPCFRRHKILPFSGVQEDMPDGSQAKTNLSTVPYAKHNTLRAPLTHRKSTSSSFHAQQIISINPLPLKKHGCNRCSIQACTEEEFLEDVMQFLILRGHSRLVPQGGISEFPDAILNAKRLDLFNLYREVVSRGGFYVGNGINWKGQVFSKMRNYTVSNRMTGVGNTLKRHYETYLLEYELAHDDVDGECCLLCHSTPGDWVNCGLCGEWAHFGCDRRQGLATFKDYAKTDGLEYICPNCSLSNSKRKSQKVANGLCNAMTLPRHE, translated from the exons ATGTATCAGACGAAGCAAGCTTGCAGGCTCATTGCAGTCCTATGTGGGAAATTTGCTGAGACACGAAGGGAGGTAAAACGTGGGCATTTGTCTTTGTTTCCAGAGCTTGTTTCCTCGGGGCGCCTTGAG GTTCACACGCTTGTTAATCCAACAATGGATAGTTTTCGCAATGCTCAGAAGTCATTAGAACCAAATATCTTGTACTTTCAAGGGGAGCAGCTGGAAAATGAGGAAGAAATTGGCACATTGTTTTGGGGGGGCATTGATGTGTCAGAGGCTGAGACATTCAGTTCTCTCATGGCTCCTCCATCTCCAACAATA ATTTATCTGGAAGTCCCTAATGGTGAAAAGATTGCGCAGGCATTACAAGCTAAG GGGACTCCATACGTGATATATTGGAAGAATGCATTCTCATCATATGAAGCTTCTCACTTCCGCCAAGCCCTTCTGTCTGTCGTACAGAG TTCATGTAGCCATGCATGGGATGCTTTCCAGCTTGCTCATGCATCTTTCCGCTTGTATTGTGTACGGAACAACTATGTTATGCCAGCTAACAGGCAAAAGGATAATGGTGAACTTGGTCCACATCTATTGGGAAGTGCACCTCAGATAAATATTCTTATTCCAGATAGAGTTCAAGAGGATGGAGAAGAAATCTTATCTGATGCTCTTCCTGTGACAaaaatttatgatgatgatgTGGATATGAGATTGCTTGTTTGCGGAGTGCCTTGTACAGTG GATGCATGCCTAGCAGGTTCTTTGGAAGATGGCCTAAATGCCCTTTTGAACATTGAA ATTCGTGGGAGTAAACTTCACAATCGAATCAG TGCCGCACCACCTCCTCTTCAAGCTGGATCACTCTCTCGTGGAGTAGTTACCATGCGCTGTGATCTCACAACTTGTAGTTCCACTCACATTTCAGTCTTAGTGTCTGGAAGTGCACAGACATGTTTTAATGACCAG CTATTAGAAAGTCACATAAAAAGCGAACTTATCGAGAAAAGACAGCTAGTTCATGTTCTTCCAGATTGTGACAAAAACAAACCATCTCTGTTTGAGCCTCTGCCTTCTGTCTCTATAGCTTGTGGTGCTTCTTCATTTGAGGTCCGGATGAAAGTACCATCTTGGGCTGCTCAG GTTTTAAAACAGCTGGCACCAGAAGTCTCCTACCATAGCTTGGTCACTCTTGGCATTGCCAGCATACAGGGTGTTCCAGTAGCTTCTTTTGAGAAAGAAGATGCTGATCGCCTTCGTTTCTTTTGGAATAGGCAACAGCAAGAGTATTGCTTTCAATATGAATTGTCTCCTCCTCTGCCCACTTTGTCTTCATCTCTTTTCAGGAAAAGGTCCAAGCCTTTTTCAGAAACTAGACCTATTTCCCGTGGCCATACCATGAGGGCAAATGGGTCAATCTTTATGATAGATCATCAGGATGTCAAAAAGGAAGTTGGCTTGTGCCAAGGGATTCATATGCCCTCCATGATTGGCCAGAAAAGATTGAAGGTTGCTACAATGAAGCCCATTCCATGCTTCCGGCGGCATAAGATATTGCCCTTCTCGGGAGTTCAGGAGGATATGCCTGATGGAAGCCAGGCAAAAACTAACCTGTCCACTGTGCCTTATGCAAAGCATAATACACTTCGTGCTCCTTTGACACACAGAAAATCTACATCAAGTTCTTTTCACGCACAACAGATCATATCTATCAATCCTCTGCCATTGAAAAAACATGGATGTAATAGATGTTCGATTCAAGCTTGCACTGAA GAGGAGTTTCTCGAGGATGTTATGCAGTTTCTAATCCTCAGGGGCCACAGTCGGCTTGTACCCCAAGGAGGAATATCCGAGTTTCCTGATGCCATACTCAATGCAAAACGCCTGGATTTGTTCAACTTGTATAGAGAG GTTGTTTCTAGAGGCGGTTTCTATGTTGGGAATGGCATAAACTGGAAAGGTCAGGTTTTCTCAAAGATGCGAAACTATACGGTTTCAAATAGAATGACT GGTGTTGGAAATACATTAAAGAGACATTATGAGACTTATCTTTTGGAATACGAGCTAGCACATGATGATGTGGATGGAGAGTGTTGCTTGTTATGTCATAG CACACCTGGTGATTGGGTGAACTGTGGCTTATGCGGTGAATGGGCTCACTTTGGTTGTGATAGGCGGCAGGGACTGGCTACTTTCAAG GATTATGCAAAGACAGATGGCTTGGAATATATTTGCCCTAACTGTAGTCTCTCGAACTCTAAGAGGAAGTCCCAGAAGGTGGCGAATGGACTTTGTAACGCCATGACTCTTCCACGACATGAATAA